In the Kaistella sp. 97-N-M2 genome, one interval contains:
- a CDS encoding DNA-formamidopyrimidine glycosylase family protein: MPEGPSILFLKNKLQRYKGKTVSEASGYGEMDKSKIVNIKLVDIETYGKNLLFVFKDFFVGVHLGLFGSMLVNKRKKVNASFSLHFADGEINFYVAKTKLYEGKPSDHFNFKTDILKPEFDPEFILKELENHGDEMIGDVLMDQHIFAGVGNIIRIETLYHAKIHPQSIVKEIPEKKLVFLLKMVVDYAEEFLALLKTGGVKEAAMVYGKKTCPKHKTELVIAEMGKIKRKTYVCEKCQKLYQ; this comes from the coding sequence ATGCCAGAAGGACCATCGATACTTTTTCTAAAAAACAAACTGCAGCGTTACAAAGGAAAAACCGTTTCCGAAGCCTCCGGTTATGGCGAAATGGACAAATCCAAAATCGTCAACATAAAATTGGTTGATATCGAAACGTACGGCAAAAATCTTCTGTTCGTCTTCAAAGATTTCTTTGTTGGCGTTCATTTAGGCTTGTTTGGAAGCATGTTGGTGAACAAACGGAAGAAAGTCAACGCGAGTTTCTCCCTTCATTTTGCGGATGGGGAGATTAATTTTTATGTGGCCAAAACAAAACTGTACGAAGGGAAACCAAGCGATCATTTTAATTTTAAAACCGATATTTTAAAGCCGGAATTCGATCCGGAATTTATTTTGAAAGAACTTGAGAATCACGGCGACGAAATGATTGGCGACGTGTTGATGGACCAGCACATATTTGCAGGAGTTGGCAACATTATCCGCATCGAAACTTTGTACCACGCAAAAATTCATCCCCAAAGTATTGTGAAAGAGATTCCGGAGAAAAAGCTCGTCTTCCTTTTGAAAATGGTCGTTGATTATGCGGAAGAATTTTTGGCTCTTTTAAAAACCGGCGGCGTGAAAGAAGCTGCCATGGTTTACGGCAAAAAGACCTGCCCGAAACATAAAACCGAACTTGTAATCGCTGAAATGGGCAAAATAAAACGTAAAACCTACGTTTGCGAAAAGTGCCAGAAACTGTATCAATAA
- a CDS encoding phosphatase PAP2 family protein, whose amino-acid sequence MKFVKDFYRNSSWRLLLSLFLFIITIFTFFRIIDEIILEKEDEVDFIIFQFFRAHIIKDSATGFMYLISQFSSAPFVKIAYPFLMGILVVFKFYRKAIFTFVAGAGGLLLIYSSKMFFARARPPFPLLYKEESFSFPSGHATFSFIFYGTLAYFIWLTNLPRVWKYIMMTFLIALSLTIGFSRVYLRVHYPSDVLGGLCLGYSWLFLLIFISRKWYILR is encoded by the coding sequence ATGAAGTTTGTTAAAGATTTTTATCGAAACAGTTCCTGGAGGCTTTTGCTTTCCCTGTTCCTCTTTATAATAACAATCTTTACTTTTTTTCGCATCATCGACGAAATTATTTTGGAGAAAGAAGATGAGGTTGATTTTATTATTTTTCAATTTTTCCGGGCGCATATTATAAAAGACAGCGCAACCGGTTTTATGTACCTGATCTCGCAGTTTTCTTCCGCGCCTTTTGTAAAAATTGCCTATCCCTTTCTGATGGGAATTTTAGTTGTTTTTAAATTTTACCGCAAAGCAATCTTCACATTCGTCGCCGGAGCTGGCGGCTTGCTACTTATTTACAGTTCGAAAATGTTTTTTGCGCGTGCACGGCCGCCTTTTCCGCTGCTTTACAAAGAAGAAAGTTTTAGTTTTCCCAGTGGTCATGCAACCTTCAGTTTTATATTTTATGGCACTTTGGCCTATTTTATATGGTTAACCAACCTGCCGCGGGTTTGGAAGTATATTATGATGACTTTTTTAATCGCGCTATCGCTGACCATCGGTTTCAGCCGCGTTTATTTGCGGGTTCATTATCCCAGCGATGTTTTAGGCGGTTTGTGCCTGGGCTATTCCTGGTTATTTTTACTGATTTTTATTAGCAGAAAATGGTATATTTTGCGGTAA
- a CDS encoding biliverdin-producing heme oxygenase codes for MIGSLLKEHTKNLHDLVEEKLMSNKIMDKSFTRSEYQQLLQHNYSFLLHFEEAVFAKISAENAQKLNLDRRRKLPFLQKDLKDFQAQIPENIIIKNEAEALGILYVMEGATLGGNVIAKNLAKNPEFAGITFNFFGCYGAETGLLWKNFREVLESAYDGSNEEDFLDGAKRAYQFLLDLAD; via the coding sequence ATGATCGGAAGTCTTTTAAAAGAACACACCAAAAATCTGCACGATCTGGTTGAGGAGAAACTGATGTCCAATAAGATTATGGATAAAAGTTTTACACGCAGCGAATATCAGCAACTTCTACAACATAACTATTCTTTTCTTCTGCATTTCGAAGAGGCTGTTTTTGCGAAAATTTCTGCGGAGAATGCGCAAAAGTTAAATCTAGATCGGCGCAGGAAGTTACCTTTCCTTCAAAAAGACCTTAAGGATTTTCAGGCTCAAATTCCAGAAAATATTATCATAAAAAACGAAGCCGAAGCCTTAGGGATTTTATATGTGATGGAAGGTGCCACGTTGGGTGGAAATGTGATTGCAAAAAATCTGGCAAAAAACCCTGAGTTTGCGGGAATCACTTTTAATTTTTTCGGTTGTTATGGCGCGGAAACCGGTCTTCTTTGGAAAAATTTCCGCGAAGTTCTCGAAAGCGCATACGACGGGTCTAATGAGGAAGATTTTTTAGATGGTGCGAAAAGAGCTTATCAGTTTTTACTCGATCTCGCGGACTAA